In Romboutsia lituseburensis, a genomic segment contains:
- a CDS encoding alpha-mannosidase — protein MKDMFYTIDKLRNRINEIENFRYRDAIELEYFNTKINEDKDINPEIPSEFDGVLRLGETWKGRDLYIWMKTVVNIPSDWKEKSIVGIFDFGETGAGNNSGFESLFYLDNKPYQGVDSNHKEVFLPEGSAGCDLELLFRLWSGLEGGGVPRDQEHRINRAQVAWLDEKMDDLYYNAMVVLETIQELDQYSSDKVHLTKILNNTFKLVDWSYPGSEGFYISAHEASDYLNSEIDKIDKDSVINVTCIGHTHIDVAWLWRLKHTREKCARSFSTVLRLMERYPEYIFLQTQPQLYEYVKNDYPELYEAIKQKVADGNWEVDGGMWLEADCNIPSGESLVRQILVGSRFIKEEFNKDVEYLWLPDVFGYSWALPQILKKSGINTFMTTKISWNQYNRMPHDTFNWRGIDGSEVLTHFITTPEPWSQPGSWFYTYNGRLTPKSVKGVWDAYTDKNITSDLLVSYGFGDGGGGVNREMLEYRRRLDKMPGLPNVKTGKAADYFKCLREKVENTNEYVHTWDGELYLEYHRGTYTSQAYTKMMNRRLELLYRETEWLGTMNSLNIGDWNSYPQADLTKGWKTILRHQFHDIIPGSSITEVYEDTKVEYKEAEKLALDTQDNFKSSLIKEDENSWTVINNANWNRCEIVEIETELEGNFYDNEGNKLESQRKNGNYAVKVNNIEGTGFKTIKLKVEDIQEDNNSFEYSENKIDTPYYKIKWNEFGQLTSIFDKENNREVLAKGQRGNVLQMFEDKPMAHEAWDIDIYYQEKMREVTDLQSIELIEIGNLKAVVRFNYKYMNTTISQDMVTYVNDRRIDFITNVDWREQKQLLKVAFPVDIRSTMATYDVQFGNVKRPTHWNTSWEMAKFETVAQQWVDLSQRDYGVSLLNDSKYGHDIKDNVIRLTLLKSATHPDPVQDQGEQNFTYSLLPHAGDFIEADTVKAAYELNQPLRAIEGTFKENIPTKMFDFNNAYVLVDAIKKAEDENMVVVRFHEYAGSRQEVKINSDYNIIGWMETNLMEKPIEGLRNEKEISLTVNPYEIKTIMIKMA, from the coding sequence ATGAAAGATATGTTTTATACAATCGACAAATTAAGAAATAGAATAAATGAGATTGAAAACTTTAGATATAGAGATGCAATAGAATTAGAGTATTTTAATACTAAAATAAATGAAGATAAAGATATAAATCCAGAAATACCAAGTGAATTTGATGGTGTGTTAAGATTAGGGGAAACTTGGAAGGGAAGAGATTTATATATATGGATGAAAACAGTTGTAAATATACCATCTGATTGGAAAGAGAAAAGTATAGTTGGGATATTTGATTTTGGTGAAACAGGTGCAGGTAATAACTCAGGATTTGAATCGTTATTTTACTTAGATAATAAGCCGTATCAAGGGGTAGATAGTAATCATAAAGAAGTATTCTTGCCAGAAGGTAGCGCAGGGTGTGACTTAGAATTATTATTTAGATTATGGTCAGGGCTTGAAGGTGGAGGCGTACCTAGAGATCAAGAACATAGAATAAATAGGGCGCAGGTTGCATGGTTAGATGAAAAAATGGATGATTTATATTATAATGCTATGGTTGTGCTAGAGACAATACAAGAGTTAGATCAATATTCATCTGATAAAGTTCACCTAACAAAAATTTTAAATAATACTTTTAAACTAGTAGATTGGTCGTATCCAGGCAGTGAAGGCTTCTACATATCAGCACATGAAGCAAGTGATTATTTAAATTCAGAAATTGATAAAATAGATAAAGATTCAGTAATAAATGTAACATGTATAGGCCATACACATATAGATGTTGCATGGCTATGGAGATTAAAACATACTAGAGAAAAATGTGCAAGATCATTTTCAACAGTATTAAGACTTATGGAAAGATATCCAGAGTATATATTCTTACAAACTCAGCCTCAGCTATACGAATATGTAAAAAATGATTACCCAGAGTTATATGAAGCTATAAAACAAAAGGTAGCTGATGGAAATTGGGAAGTTGATGGAGGAATGTGGCTAGAAGCGGATTGTAACATACCATCAGGAGAATCTTTAGTAAGACAAATATTAGTTGGATCAAGATTTATAAAAGAAGAATTTAACAAAGATGTAGAATACTTATGGTTACCAGATGTATTTGGTTATTCATGGGCATTACCTCAGATTTTAAAGAAATCAGGAATAAACACATTTATGACAACAAAAATAAGTTGGAATCAATATAATAGAATGCCGCACGATACATTTAACTGGAGAGGGATAGATGGTTCAGAGGTACTAACTCACTTTATAACAACTCCAGAGCCATGGAGTCAACCAGGTTCTTGGTTCTATACATACAATGGAAGACTTACGCCAAAATCAGTAAAGGGTGTATGGGATGCATATACGGATAAAAATATAACTAGTGATTTATTAGTATCATATGGATTTGGAGATGGCGGCGGTGGAGTAAACCGTGAGATGTTAGAATACAGAAGAAGATTAGACAAGATGCCAGGACTTCCAAATGTTAAAACAGGAAAAGCAGCAGATTACTTCAAGTGTCTAAGAGAAAAAGTAGAAAATACAAATGAATATGTACACACATGGGATGGAGAATTATACCTAGAATATCATAGAGGAACATATACAAGTCAAGCATATACTAAGATGATGAATAGAAGGCTTGAATTATTATATAGAGAAACAGAATGGCTAGGAACTATGAATTCATTAAATATAGGAGATTGGAATTCATATCCTCAAGCTGATTTAACTAAAGGATGGAAAACTATACTGAGACATCAATTCCACGATATAATACCAGGGTCTTCTATAACGGAAGTTTATGAAGATACTAAGGTAGAATATAAAGAAGCAGAAAAATTAGCATTAGATACTCAAGATAATTTCAAGTCTTCTTTAATAAAGGAAGATGAAAATTCTTGGACAGTAATAAATAACGCTAACTGGAATAGATGTGAAATTGTAGAAATAGAAACTGAATTAGAAGGAAACTTCTATGATAACGAAGGAAATAAATTAGAATCTCAAAGAAAAAATGGAAATTATGCTGTTAAAGTTAACAATATAGAAGGAACAGGATTTAAAACAATAAAATTAAAAGTTGAAGATATTCAAGAAGATAATAATTCATTTGAATATAGTGAGAATAAGATAGATACTCCATACTATAAAATAAAGTGGAATGAATTTGGTCAATTAACATCTATATTTGATAAAGAAAATAATAGAGAAGTTTTAGCTAAAGGACAAAGAGGAAATGTTCTTCAAATGTTTGAAGATAAGCCAATGGCACATGAGGCTTGGGATATAGATATATACTACCAAGAAAAAATGAGAGAAGTTACTGATTTACAAAGTATAGAACTTATAGAAATTGGAAATTTGAAAGCTGTAGTAAGATTTAATTATAAGTATATGAACACTACAATAAGTCAAGATATGGTAACTTATGTAAATGATAGAAGAATAGACTTCATAACAAATGTTGATTGGAGAGAACAAAAGCAATTATTAAAAGTTGCGTTTCCAGTTGATATAAGAAGTACAATGGCAACATATGATGTTCAATTTGGTAATGTAAAAAGACCTACGCATTGGAACACTAGTTGGGAAATGGCTAAATTTGAGACTGTTGCTCAGCAGTGGGTAGACCTATCACAAAGAGATTATGGGGTAAGTTTATTAAATGATTCTAAATATGGACATGACATAAAAGATAATGTAATAAGACTTACATTATTAAAATCAGCAACTCATCCAGATCCAGTGCAAGACCAAGGAGAGCAAAACTTTACTTATTCATTACTTCCTCATGCAGGGGACTTTATAGAAGCAGACACAGTTAAAGCAGCATATGAACTTAATCAACCACTAAGAGCTATAGAAGGTACATTTAAAGAAAATATACCTACTAAAATGTTTGATTTTAATAATGCGTATGTGTTAGTTGATGCTATAAAGAAAGCAGAAGATGAAAATATGGTAGTAGTTCGTTTCCATGAGTATGCAGGAAGCAGACAAGAAGTTAAGATAAACAGTGATTACAATATAATTGGATGGATGGAAACTAATTTAATGGAAAAACCAATAGAAGGGTTAAGAAATGAAAAAGAAATAAGCTTAACAGTTAATCCATATGAAATAAAAACTATAATGATAAAAATGGCATAG
- a CDS encoding ROK family protein, protein MYFIGVDIGGTGVQAGIVDESGSILFRKECTTNVNSGFESIMDDINTLVRELIKENNLSMDDIKSIGFGVPSFINKKGLVTCVNLGWHEVDFIQALKNRFPDVSVYAENDATVAALGEAKFGSMKDKNIAVMYTLGTGVGGGIIINGKAFTGANGMGSEIGHTVIGENYFDCNCGNNGCLETFCSATAIIKHAQKLIEEGKNSKIIELAENNLQNINAKMVFDAYRENDVVALETINRFKSYLAKAMSGMINTLDPDVISIGGGVSRASDIILDGIEDLIRQQILYKKEDFADIVCANLGADAGIIGAAFLN, encoded by the coding sequence ATGTATTTTATAGGAGTAGATATTGGGGGGACTGGTGTACAAGCTGGTATTGTAGATGAAAGTGGAAGTATACTTTTCAGAAAAGAATGCACAACAAATGTGAATTCAGGATTTGAAAGCATAATGGATGATATAAATACTTTAGTTAGAGAACTGATAAAAGAAAATAATCTAAGTATGGATGATATAAAATCAATAGGATTTGGTGTTCCAAGCTTTATAAATAAAAAAGGATTGGTAACTTGTGTAAATTTAGGTTGGCATGAAGTTGACTTTATACAAGCCTTAAAAAACAGATTTCCAGATGTTAGTGTTTATGCAGAAAATGATGCTACAGTAGCAGCATTAGGAGAAGCTAAATTTGGAAGTATGAAGGATAAAAATATAGCTGTTATGTACACTTTAGGAACAGGTGTAGGTGGTGGAATTATAATAAATGGCAAGGCATTTACAGGAGCCAATGGTATGGGATCAGAGATTGGTCATACAGTGATTGGAGAAAATTATTTTGATTGTAATTGTGGAAATAATGGATGTCTAGAAACCTTTTGTTCAGCTACTGCTATTATAAAGCATGCTCAAAAGCTAATTGAAGAAGGAAAAAATAGTAAAATTATTGAACTTGCTGAAAATAACTTACAAAATATAAATGCAAAGATGGTATTTGATGCTTATAGAGAAAATGATGTAGTTGCATTAGAAACCATAAATAGATTTAAATCATATCTGGCAAAAGCAATGTCTGGAATGATAAATACTTTAGATCCAGATGTAATATCTATAGGTGGTGGTGTATCTAGAGCTAGCGACATAATATTAGATGGAATAGAAGACTTGATAAGGCAACAAATATTATACAAAAAAGAAGACTTTGCAGATATAGTTTGTGCAAATTTAGGCGCGGATGCAGGTATTATAGGAGCAGCATTTTTAAATTAA
- the dnaJ gene encoding molecular chaperone DnaJ — protein MSTKRDYYEVLGVDKNADAQTLKKAYRKLAMQYHPDRNPDNKEAEEKFKEINEAYEVLSDDTKRQTYDQFGHAGMNGQGGFGGQGFGGQGGFGGFEDIFGDMFGDIFGGGFGGSRQRRRGPERGADIRHSIDITFEEAAFGKKASIKINRSEECSECNGSGAKPGTGKKTCPTCNGAGEVRTVQRTPFGNIASSRTCSACNGEGEIIETPCTKCGGKGHTRKVKTIEVDIPAGIDDGQMIKLSGQGEVGSKGGPRGDLYLVINVKPHSLFTREGNDIYFDMPVTFVQAALGDEIEVPTLDGKVKYTIPEGTQTGTVFRLREKGIPRIRGNSRGDQYVKVIVDTPKKLNEKQKDLLRQFAAECGEEVHEKKRTFGQKIEDMFKKK, from the coding sequence TTGAGTACTAAAAGAGACTACTATGAGGTGCTAGGTGTAGATAAAAATGCAGATGCTCAGACACTAAAAAAAGCATATAGAAAATTAGCTATGCAATATCATCCAGATAGAAATCCTGATAATAAAGAAGCTGAAGAAAAATTCAAAGAGATAAATGAAGCTTATGAAGTGTTATCTGATGATACAAAAAGACAAACATATGATCAATTTGGTCATGCAGGAATGAATGGTCAAGGTGGATTCGGTGGCCAAGGATTTGGTGGTCAAGGTGGATTCGGCGGATTTGAAGATATATTTGGAGATATGTTTGGAGATATATTTGGCGGAGGCTTTGGCGGTTCAAGACAAAGAAGAAGAGGTCCAGAGCGTGGAGCTGATATTAGACATAGTATAGATATAACTTTTGAAGAAGCTGCTTTTGGTAAAAAAGCATCTATAAAAATTAATAGAAGTGAAGAATGTAGCGAATGTAATGGAAGTGGTGCAAAGCCAGGAACAGGAAAGAAAACTTGTCCAACTTGTAATGGTGCAGGAGAAGTTAGAACTGTTCAAAGAACTCCATTTGGTAACATAGCAAGTTCAAGAACATGTAGTGCATGTAATGGAGAAGGTGAAATAATAGAAACTCCATGTACTAAATGTGGTGGAAAAGGTCACACAAGAAAAGTTAAGACTATAGAAGTTGACATTCCAGCCGGTATAGATGATGGCCAAATGATAAAATTATCAGGGCAAGGCGAAGTAGGAAGTAAAGGTGGACCTAGAGGAGACTTATACTTAGTTATAAATGTTAAACCACATTCACTATTTACTAGAGAAGGAAATGATATATACTTTGATATGCCTGTAACATTTGTTCAAGCAGCACTTGGAGATGAAATAGAAGTTCCAACATTAGATGGTAAAGTTAAATATACTATTCCAGAAGGAACTCAGACTGGGACGGTATTTAGACTAAGAGAAAAAGGTATACCAAGAATTAGAGGTAACTCTAGAGGTGATCAGTACGTCAAAGTTATCGTAGATACACCTAAAAAATTAAACGAAAAACAAAAAGATCTTCTAAGACAATTTGCAGCAGAATGTGGAGAAGAAGTTCACGAAAAGAAAAGAACTTTCGGTCAAAAAATAGAAGATATGTTTAAAAAAAAATAA
- the hrcA gene encoding heat-inducible transcriptional repressor HrcA, protein MELNERKLKILKAIVKDYIETAEAVGSRTISKKHDLGVSAATIRNEMADLEELGYLVQPHTSAGRVPTEKGYKLYVDSLMSQCELSKEEKCLIEQCVKDNVDHIKDLIHETSKLLSQLTNYTTVAVTKSLVNQSVIKHIQLVEMSDNKILLIVVTDQGDIKNANLVTNVYLEQSKLNLISDNLTRKLAGKSITDLDERLIAFIKYEISEYSALIDELISALNFETSEDDLLVSLSGATNIFSYPEFNDILKAKSFLNMLEKKETIASMVRAKGIQKDNINIIIGSDNDCELAQDCSVVTATYNISNDLVGKISFIGPTRMDYARISAIMNYMSLLFSKK, encoded by the coding sequence ATGGAACTAAATGAAAGAAAATTAAAAATCCTCAAGGCTATAGTTAAAGATTATATAGAGACAGCTGAAGCTGTAGGATCAAGGACTATATCTAAAAAACATGATTTAGGTGTTAGTGCTGCTACTATAAGAAATGAAATGGCTGACCTTGAAGAACTTGGTTACCTTGTTCAGCCTCACACTTCTGCTGGTAGAGTTCCAACTGAAAAAGGATATAAACTTTATGTTGATTCACTTATGAGTCAGTGTGAATTAAGTAAGGAAGAAAAGTGCTTAATAGAACAATGTGTAAAAGATAATGTGGATCATATAAAGGATTTAATTCATGAAACTTCTAAGCTGTTATCTCAGCTTACTAACTATACAACGGTAGCTGTGACTAAAAGTTTAGTAAATCAGAGTGTTATCAAACATATACAGTTAGTTGAGATGAGTGATAATAAAATCTTGCTAATAGTTGTAACAGACCAAGGTGATATAAAAAATGCAAACCTTGTAACAAATGTTTATTTAGAGCAATCTAAACTAAACTTAATTTCAGATAATCTTACAAGAAAACTTGCAGGAAAAAGCATAACTGATTTAGATGAAAGGTTAATTGCATTTATAAAATATGAAATAAGTGAATATTCGGCGCTTATAGATGAGTTAATAAGTGCTTTGAATTTTGAAACATCAGAAGATGATCTTTTAGTTTCTTTAAGTGGAGCAACTAATATATTTAGTTATCCAGAATTTAATGACATATTGAAAGCAAAATCTTTCTTAAATATGCTAGAAAAGAAAGAAACAATAGCAAGTATGGTCAGGGCTAAGGGAATTCAAAAAGATAATATTAACATAATTATAGGTAGTGATAATGATTGTGAGCTAGCACAAGATTGTAGTGTAGTTACTGCAACCTATAATATAAGTAATGATTTAGTAGGTAAGATAAGCTTTATAGGGCCTACAAGGATGGATTATGCTAGGATATCAGCAATTATGAATTACATGAGCTTATTGTTTAGCAAAAAATAA
- the dnaK gene encoding molecular chaperone DnaK gives MGKIIGIDLGTTNSCVAVLEGGEPQIITNSEGMRTTPSVVAFTKDGDRIVGEPAKRQAVTNADKTIISIKTHMGTDYKVDIDGKGYTPQEISAITLQKLKADAESYLGQPVTEAVITVPAYFTDAQRQATKDAGRIAGLDVKRIINEPTAAALAYGMDKLDQDKKILVFDLGGGTFDVSLLEIGDGTFEVLATAGNNRLGGDDFDQVLIDYLADEFKKAEGVDLRNDKMALQRLKEAAEKAKKELSSTMTTNVNLPFITATAEGPKHLTIDISRAKFDELTSHLVEKTMEPTRRALQDAGLSTSDIDDVLLVGGSTRIPAVQEAVKKFIGKEPHKGINPDECVAAGAAIQAGVLTGEVNDLLLLDVTPLSLGIETMGNVMTKIIERNTTIPTKKSQVFSTAADNQTAVDIHVLQGERSMSFDNTTLGRFQLTDIPPAPRGIPQIEVTFDIDANGIVHVTAKDLGTGKEQKVTITSGTNLSEEEIERKVKEAEMNAEADKQKKDKIEALNQADSTIYQMEKTLTDAGDKVDAAAKSEVEAEIAKLKELKAKEDVTAEELNKAMEELNNKFHKIAEQMYQQAQATQSEAQGANDQSQAKDDNVVDADFTEVNDEK, from the coding sequence ATGGGAAAAATAATAGGTATAGATTTAGGAACAACTAACTCTTGTGTTGCAGTATTAGAAGGTGGAGAACCACAAATAATAACAAACTCAGAAGGTATGAGAACAACTCCATCAGTAGTAGCTTTTACTAAAGATGGTGATAGAATAGTAGGAGAGCCTGCAAAAAGACAAGCAGTTACAAATGCTGATAAAACAATAATATCAATAAAAACTCATATGGGAACAGATTACAAAGTAGATATAGATGGTAAAGGGTATACTCCACAAGAAATATCTGCTATAACATTACAAAAATTAAAGGCAGATGCTGAAAGTTACTTAGGTCAACCTGTAACAGAAGCTGTTATAACAGTTCCAGCTTACTTTACAGATGCTCAAAGACAAGCAACTAAAGATGCTGGTAGAATAGCAGGACTTGACGTTAAGAGAATAATAAATGAGCCAACAGCTGCTGCGCTTGCATACGGAATGGATAAATTAGATCAAGATAAGAAAATATTAGTATTCGACTTAGGTGGAGGTACATTTGACGTTTCTTTACTTGAAATCGGAGATGGAACTTTCGAAGTTTTAGCTACAGCTGGTAACAACAGATTAGGTGGAGATGACTTTGACCAAGTATTAATAGACTACTTAGCTGATGAATTCAAAAAAGCTGAAGGTGTAGATTTAAGAAATGATAAAATGGCTCTTCAAAGATTAAAAGAAGCTGCTGAAAAGGCTAAAAAAGAGTTATCATCAACAATGACAACTAACGTAAACTTACCTTTCATAACAGCTACAGCTGAAGGACCAAAACACTTAACAATAGATATATCAAGAGCTAAATTTGATGAATTAACTTCTCATTTAGTAGAAAAAACTATGGAACCAACTAGAAGAGCATTACAAGATGCTGGTTTATCTACATCTGATATAGATGATGTATTATTAGTTGGTGGTTCAACTAGAATACCAGCAGTTCAAGAAGCTGTTAAGAAATTCATAGGAAAAGAACCTCATAAAGGAATAAATCCAGATGAATGTGTTGCAGCAGGTGCTGCTATACAAGCTGGTGTATTAACTGGAGAAGTTAATGATTTATTACTTCTTGATGTTACTCCATTATCATTAGGAATAGAAACTATGGGTAACGTAATGACTAAGATAATAGAAAGAAATACAACTATACCAACTAAGAAATCTCAAGTATTCTCAACTGCTGCTGACAACCAAACTGCTGTTGATATACATGTATTACAAGGTGAAAGAAGTATGTCTTTCGATAACACTACTTTAGGTAGATTCCAATTAACAGATATACCACCAGCTCCAAGAGGAATACCTCAAATAGAAGTTACTTTTGATATAGATGCTAATGGTATAGTTCATGTTACAGCTAAAGATTTAGGTACTGGAAAAGAGCAAAAAGTAACTATAACTTCAGGAACTAACTTAAGTGAAGAAGAAATAGAAAGAAAAGTAAAAGAAGCTGAAATGAATGCTGAAGCTGATAAGCAAAAGAAAGACAAAATAGAAGCATTAAATCAAGCTGATTCTACTATATACCAAATGGAAAAAACTTTAACTGATGCTGGAGATAAAGTAGATGCAGCTGCTAAGAGTGAAGTAGAAGCTGAAATAGCTAAATTAAAAGAATTAAAAGCTAAAGAAGATGTGACAGCTGAAGAATTAAATAAAGCTATGGAAGAATTAAACAATAAATTCCACAAAATAGCGGAACAAATGTATCAACAAGCTCAAGCTACACAAAGTGAAGCTCAAGGTGCAAATGATCAATCACAAGCTAAAGATGATAATGTAGTTGATGCTGACTTTACAGAAGTAAATGATGAAAAATAG
- the grpE gene encoding nucleotide exchange factor GrpE: protein MQENNIEKEELKEEIDNSAEETVEQEETKEETKEETNCDDNVTDINEKLEEKNLQDEIDKVNDQYQRLQAEYANYRRRTQQEKETIGLFANEKILNDLIPVIDSMERALEACDDKEDSMYKGIDLVYKQLQDTLNKFGVEEIDALDQEFDPNLHLAVMQEVIDGVEANKVVMVLQKGYKLGSKVLRASMVKVSC from the coding sequence TTGCAAGAAAATAACATAGAAAAAGAAGAATTAAAAGAAGAAATAGATAATTCAGCTGAAGAAACAGTTGAACAAGAAGAAACAAAAGAAGAAACAAAAGAAGAAACTAACTGTGATGATAATGTTACTGACATAAATGAAAAGTTAGAAGAAAAAAATTTACAAGATGAAATAGACAAAGTAAATGATCAATATCAAAGGCTTCAAGCTGAATATGCAAACTATAGAAGAAGAACTCAACAAGAAAAAGAAACTATAGGTTTATTTGCAAATGAAAAAATACTAAATGACTTAATACCAGTTATAGATAGTATGGAAAGAGCTTTAGAAGCTTGTGACGATAAAGAAGACTCTATGTATAAAGGCATAGACTTAGTATACAAGCAATTACAAGATACTTTAAATAAATTTGGTGTAGAAGAAATAGATGCTTTAGACCAAGAATTTGATCCAAACTTACACTTAGCTGTAATGCAAGAAGTTATAGATGGAGTAGAAGCTAATAAAGTAGTAATGGTACTTCAAAAAGGATACAAATTAGGAAGTAAAGTATTAAGAGCTAGTATGGTTAAAGTTTCTTGTTAA